DNA sequence from the Verrucomicrobiia bacterium genome:
GCATGGCGGTGATCTCCGGATACTTGATACCGAGGCGGCAGCCGCGGAAACCGAGCATCGGGTTGAACTCGTGCAGTTCGTGCACGCGGCCCGTGATCTTCTCGACGCTGACGCCGAGCTTCTCTGCGAGCGCGGTCTGCGCGGCGTGATCGTGCGGCAGGAACTCATGCAGCGGCGGGTCGAGGAAACGGATCGTGGCCGGGAAGCCCTTCAATTCCTTGAAGATGCCGAAGAAGTCCTCGCGCTGGTAGGGGAGGAGCTTCGCGAGGGCCGTCTGGCGCGCGGCGAGCGAATCCGCGAGGATCATCTCGCGCATCGCGTCGATGCGGTTACCTTCGAAGAACATGTGTTCCGTGCGGGTGAGGCCGATGCCCGTGGCGCCGAACGCGAGCGCGTTCGCCGTCTGCTCCGGGTTATCCGCGTTCGTGCGCACCTGGAGGCGGGTCGCCTGCGAGCACCACTTCATTAGCTGCACGTAGTTCTTGAACTTCTCGGTCTTCTGAGAAGCTTTGTCGTTGTTGATCAAGCCGGCGATGATCTCTGACGGAGCCGTCTTGATCTGGCCGCCGTAAACTTGGCCGGACGTACCATCGATGGACATGAAGTCACCTTCGCCGAAGGTCTGACCGCCCACGCTCACCGTCTTCTTCTCGTAATCGATCTCGAGGGAAGCAGCACCGCAGACGCACACCTTGCCCATTTGACGGGCGACGAGTGCCGCGTGTGAGGACACACCACCGCGAGCGGTGAGGATGCCTTCCGCCGCGATCATGCCGCGCAAATCTTCCGGAGACGTCTCCACGCGCACGAGGAGGACCTTCTCGCCCTTGTCAGCGGCGGCAACTGCGCGCTCGGCGTTGAAATAAACTTTGCCCGTGGCGGCACCAGGGCCGGCCGGGAGACCGGTGGCGATGGCCTTGGCCTTCTTGACTTCGCCCAGGTCGAAGATCGGGGCGAGCAACTGGTCGAGCTGGTCGGCCGGGTTGCGCAGCACGGCGGTTTCCCACGTGATGAGCTTTTCCTTCACCATGTCCGCGGCGAACTTCAGCGCGGCGGCTGCCGTGCGCTTGCCGTTACGCGTCTGGAGCATGAACAGCTTGCCTTCCTGGATTGTGAACTCGATGTCTTGCACGTCCTTGAAGTGAGACTCGAGCGTCTTGCGGACGGCGAGCAACTCAGCGTAGGACTTCGGCATCACGTCCTTCAACTTCAGGACGGGTTCCGGCGTGCGGACACCGGCCACCACGTCTTCGCCCTGGGCGTTGACGAGGAATTCGCCGTAGAATTCGTTCGCGCCGTTCGCGGGATTGCGCGTGAAAGCCACACCGGAACCGGACGTCTCGCCCGTGTTACCGAACACCATCGCCTGCACGTTCACTGCGGTTCCCCATTCCGTCGGGATGTTGTACTTCGCACGATAAACCTTCGCGCGATCATTCATCCAGGAGCTGAACACGGCGCCAGCGGCACCGCGCAATTGATCCCAAGGATTGCTCGGGAAAGACTTGCCCGTGCGTTCCTTCACCAGCGCCTTGAAGCGCTTCACCAGCTCCTGCTGGTCAGCCGCCGTCAGGTCGGAGTCGATGATATCCTTGTGATACTTCTCGTGCTTGAACTCATGGATCACCGTTTCAAACGGTTCATGATCTTCGCCCTCGCGCTTCTGCACACCCAGCACCACGTCACCATACATCTGGATGAAGCGGCGGTAGCAATCCCACGCGAAACGCTCGTTCTTCGTGGCGTTCACCAAGGAGAGAAC
Encoded proteins:
- the ppdK gene encoding pyruvate, phosphate dikinase, yielding MAKAAKSVKYVYTWGNKKADGDGSMKALLGGKGANLAEMTRIGLPVPPGFTITTEVCTYFYGNKRSYPKELQAQMEVGVANMEKIMGYKFGDAKGFPLLVAVRSGARDSMPGMMDTILNLGLNDETVLSLVNATKNERFAWDCYRRFIQMYGDVVLGVQKREGEDHEPFETVIHEFKHEKYHKDIIDSDLTAADQQELVKRFKALVKERTGKSFPSNPWDQLRGAAGAVFSSWMNDRAKVYRAKYNIPTEWGTAVNVQAMVFGNTGETSGSGVAFTRNPANGANEFYGEFLVNAQGEDVVAGVRTPEPVLKLKDVMPKSYAELLAVRKTLESHFKDVQDIEFTIQEGKLFMLQTRNGKRTAAAALKFAADMVKEKLITWETAVLRNPADQLDQLLAPIFDLGEVKKAKAIATGLPAGPGAATGKVYFNAERAVAAADKGEKVLLVRVETSPEDLRGMIAAEGILTARGGVSSHAALVARQMGKVCVCGAASLEIDYEKKTVSVGGQTFGEGDFMSIDGTSGQVYGGQIKTAPSEIIAGLINNDKASQKTEKFKNYVQLMKWCSQATRLQVRTNADNPEQTANALAFGATGIGLTRTEHMFFEGNRIDAMREMILADSLAARQTALAKLLPYQREDFFGIFKELKGFPATIRFLDPPLHEFLPHDHAAQTALAEKLGVSVEKITGRVHELHEFNPMLGFRGCRLGIKYPEITAMQARAVFEAAADANKKGYKAKPEIMIPLVGFKKELDLQVAVVHEVAAAVQKEKKTKIAYSVGTMIEVPRGALTADQIAETAEFFSFGTNDLTQTTLGMSRDDSGSFLPGYADLEIVKKNPFATIDQTGVGQLMQIAIEKGRKTRPGIKLGICGEHGGEPDSVKFCHKLGLSYVSCSPFRVPVARLAAAQAAIEEARAAAKAKKK